From the Bradysia coprophila strain Holo2 unplaced genomic scaffold, BU_Bcop_v1 contig_9, whole genome shotgun sequence genome, one window contains:
- the LOC119084730 gene encoding dentin sialophosphoprotein-like, with translation MSSDQQLNVHISGGNDLCHSEQNNDSQYHEKCSVDNVINASVLENKAVMSRNDTNGGSGQNLEANPNHEHSAIAENVNVPSYLEEIVSESGVVQSHDKLPLTDNGKVVTDEPDNVLCNLKNGYENAPSSLIDEVIPIPANEEKVLTADSQVRSEGTLQTNNLDRPTDPQAENPSDKNLSLCTKKEDGHSCVQQENTESIDDLPVTECHTNDRPVGFTNTHNAGDEEFEENDVDNDDASNDDDDNFSNEHDSNEECSDVEHSDRTTEVENDEYILDTVLRKPRKERRRIVSVNDDSDPEVDMERERLLESPTMDENQLSDIEVEEDIVHLIQNEKPGPKSKKFSTQKLKELQARELLRNAVVIPSSSKKKKCRVIDSEDEEEPLPYSVDVDDIGLPDAVEDNENENDALAGCSILLNDLNDFDKPDISIENLMQNCSPDVNHVNEDTIKSEAKDDNTPVESQCIPDIKCESSREVKNQSTEVVTTLKEEVVDGTENETGALCDSGNSTDSTNQQNKGEIESNSAKIDFPPFSSSTSSDTEDEFIPNEVYFGTPDHKKKRSSRGKSQRARGRAAQSSTREVKTVQNLSRPSNRGRIDGRPSRRENFIDNRRISSTSGSVSGMSSDSEDEHRGSKARRKPATITIVKQSSQLYHKASLPVRPIPRQHQIQQIKRQNERKRDRFYDKSQDIPNSVYFGDVDVPLHVLHSYKTLKIKNPKPNITTKNKFLNFPKWPTSLFINVPHFSLKSFFCDIESSLNLENVEIYEYVHVKYFYEPQIPDSRNFQGAPRTSRERKS, from the exons ATGTCGTCAGATCAACAATTGAATGTGCACATTTCCGGTGGTAATGATTTGTGTCACAGCGAGCAGAACAACGACAGTCAATACCACGAAAAATGTTCAGTGGACAACGTTATCAATGCCAGCGTATTGGAAAATAAGGCGGTTATGAGTCGTAATGACACAAATGGAGGGAGTGGACAGAATTTGGAAGCGAATCCAAATCATGAACACTCTGCCATCGCAGAGAATGTAAATGTTCCCAGTTATTTAGAAGAGATAGTGAGTGAAAGCGGAGTCGTTCAATCACATGATAAGCTCCCACTTACAGACAACGGTAAAGTTGTGACTGACGAGCCGGACAATGttctttgtaatttaaaaaatggatACGAGAACGCTCCCTCCTCTTTGATAGACGAAGTCATACCAATTCCAGCAAATGAAGAGAAAGTCCTTACCGCTGATTCACAAGTTAGAAGTGAAGGAACACTACAAACCAACAATTTAGATCGACCAACGGATCCGCAGGCCGAGAATCCAAGTGACAAAAATTTGAGTCTGTGCACAAAGAAAGAAGACGGACATTCATGTGTACAGCAGGAAAATACCGAATCAATTGATGACCTACCAGTTACTGAATGCCATACAAATGATCGACCTGTAGGATTTACAAATACACATAACGCAGGTGACGAAGAATTCGAAGAGAACGATGTTGATAATGATGATGCATCCAATGACGATGATGACAATTTTTCCAATGAACACGACTCCAATGAAGAATGCAGTGACGTTGAGCACTCCGACCGTACGACCGAAGTGGAAAATGATGAATACATTTTGGACACAGTTTTGAGGAAGCCACGCAAAGAACGGCGACGAATTGTTTCGGTGAATGATGACAGTGATCCGGAAGTGGACATGGAACGAGAACGACTGTTGGAATCTCCAACAATggatgaaaatcaattgaGTGACATTGAGGTTGAAGAAGACATTGTGCATCtgatacaaaatgaaaagccCGGACCGAAATCTAAGAAATTCAGCACCCAAAAGTTGAAGGAATTGCAAGCACGGGAATTACTTCGCAATGCTGTCGTCATTCCGTCGTCCAGTAAGAAGAAAAAGTGTCGAGTCATTGATAGTGAGGATGAAGAAGAGCCTTTGCCATATAGTGTGGACGTCGACGATATCGGACTTCCAGACGCAGTGGAAGATAACGAAAACGAGAACGATGCACTGGCGGGCTGCAGCATTTTACTGAATGACTTAAATGACTTCGACAAACCCGATATCTCAATCGAAAACTTAATGCAAAATTGTTCTCCAGATGTTAATCACGTGAACGAAGATACCATAAAATCAGAGGCTAAAGACGACAATACACCGGTCGAGTCGCAATGTATCCCCGATATCAAATGTGAAAGTTCAAGAGAAGTAAAAAACCAATCAACAGAAGTTGTGACTACTCTGAAAGAGGAGGTGGTTGACGGGACAGAAAATGAAACAGGAGCCTTGTGTGATTCTGGGAACAGTACAGACAGTACCAATCAGCAAAATAAAGGAGAAATCGAAAGTAACTCCGCGAAAATAGATTTCCCGCCATTTTCTTCATCAACAAGCAGCGACACTGAGGATGAATTTATTCCAAACGAAGTTTACTTTGGAACGCCGGACCATAAGAAGAAGAGAAG TTCGCGAGGAAAAAGCCAACGGGCTAGAGGCCGAGCAGCACAATCTTCAACGCGAGAAGTGAAAACTGTCCAAAATTTATCGCGGCCATCAAACAGAGGTCGTATAGATGGCCGGCCGTCGAGACGAGAAAATTTCATCGACAACCGGCG AATTTCCTCCACATCTGGATCGGTTTCTGGGATGTCGTCGGACTCCGAAGATGAGCATCGAGGTTCGAAGGCGCGTAGAAAACCCGCAACAATAACCATAGTCAAACAGTCTTCGCAGTTATACCACAAAGCCAGCCTTCCAGTTCGACCCATTCCGAGACAACATCAGATTCAACAAATTAAACGACAAAACGAGCGGAAACGCGATCGCTTTTACGACAAATCACAAGATATTCCCAATTCTGTTTATTTCGGCGATGTGGATGTACCATTACATGTGCTGCATTCGTATAAAAccctaaaaattaaaaacccTAAACCAAACATTactaccaaaaataaattcctcaattttccaaaatggcCGACAAGCCTTTTTATAAATGTTCCTCATTTCTCactgaaatcttttttttgtgatattgaGTCGTCATTGAACttagaaaatgttgaaatttacgAATATGTTCATGTCAAATACTTTTACGAACCGCAAATACCCGATTCCCGAAACTTTCAGGGTGCCCCTCGTACGTCacgagaacggaaaagttga